The DNA segment CGTTGGATAAAcgtgatttaatttttttatttttttttataaaatatggggggcaaacgggcaggaggctcacctgatgttaagtgataccgccgcccatggacactctcaatgccagagggctcgcgagtgttttgccggccttttaagaatttgtacgctcttttcttgaaggaccctaagtcgaattggttcggaaatacttcagtgggcagctggttccacatattaTTTACGAAAGTTGTTTCCTATGTAACCAAATATTAAACTGTTACAGCAGTATGATTATGAATATACTTTAAGACTGAGAGTTTCCAATGTCATTACTTAGACGGCTTCCAAGACCCAGACGAAAGCTAACAAGCTTTTTTTACTTCTTGGAATCAGTACTaagctatttttaaattgttgtcTGGGCTGTACAGTTctgtagaaaataatataaattaattacgcatTAAAAATGATCTTCGGTTTTTTATCATGACACCATGCTGTagcactaattaaaatatatctttgtgttttaaaaaagataattgtACGATTAACGTATAACtcgaacatttaaaatatatatttagtacatAATGTATTCATTGATGTTAGAATTTGCATGAAACATAGAGACGGTAGCTCTAAAATATAACTCTACGACATAAAGCaaaccaaatttaattataaaaatgatgaTACGAAAAAGGAGTTGTTTAACTTATCATATGAATGTTTCTGCTTGAAGgcaaaggaaaaaatattggaaaataCATTGGCTTCTTGGTACTCTGCACCTAATGAAGATGAATGCGACGTGGCTCAGCTCAGTAATGACTTTTACTTCACCTACGCGTTACTTCTTCTGGCCGTATGTTTCGACAAATCCTCTACATTTCTGTAGCAATTTGGCTAAAATACTTTGCGAATGTATTAAAAACCGGTAATACACCGTTCTTCCCGACAGAATtgagatttatataaaaactacacgttcgaaaaatctaaatttataaaatattatctaatccgttacaatattttttttcaaaccaCTGTCTATTGAATCTTACAAAAACTTACTAACTTAAGAGCGttacttaatatttcattaaaatgagCTTTATATTCCGTTTACTTATAGAAAACGGATACACTATACGTTTGTTGTCAATAAGAAAAGTTAGACTATAAATTATACTACTTACCAGTAAATTTAAACGCTTTTAAAACCTTAACGACACGTTCacacagttaaataaatagtaccGGCACTTAGTTCAACTTGATGAAAGTTAAATTTCGCGGTACAGGACGCAGCGTGTAGGCGGTTATTGGCGTGTTTTGAGGGCTGCTGGGCGGTGCGCAGTGTAGGGCGGAACGCGGTAGACTGGCGGACTATTTCACTGAACTGTCATTCTTTGTAGCATGTATATATATCAAGCATACTTCCCACTGACAGTTGCGGTCATGCGCATTTGTCCTAGCGATATATGCCTCATATTACACTGCTAGCCGGTAGATAACTTTATGGTAAGTTTCTATTACCTACCTATATAGGATTACATTTGGTTTCAAATTATGATTATCCTCATTACGTTCCCGATTCCCAAATTATAAGGATTGAGATTGGTTGTATAATTGtacctaaattaatatagtttaaaatactGGAAGTTGGTTTTAGTTCCAACTGTTACATTTAAGTAACCTACTATGACTGGTCCACCTGggaaataaaagcttttagcTTTTGCAGGAAAAGTAAGACCTGCCTTTAAAGATTTCGCACATGATCGACTACATCTCTACTGACTACTCCATATGGGGAcggtataaaaaaaaactcatgaTTCCATCTGTACcttgacatttttaatatgattctTATAAACATTATCTTTCGTTACAAAATGAAAGTGGCGTTATCTCTGGTAAGGCGATTTGGACGCGTCCTCGTCGCTACGGGAGCCGCAACCGTGCGTTAGAGAGCTCGGGGGCGGCGGTAGAAGGAGCGACAATGACTACTCGATGACAGTTTGCTCCTCCTTGACAAAGAACTCGACAATTTCCTCTACGGCGTGCTCATCAGCACCAGCGGCGGCAGGCAGCTGGTCGGTGTCAACGTAACCACGGAGCTCAAGGCGACGGGAGCGTTGCTCGGTCCATTGCTGAGACGCGCTCTCGCGGAACTCGCGGTACCGCTTCATTTGCTCTGTGCGCTTAGCTACTAGTTCCTTGCTGGCCTTTGTGCTGCGCATGCGGTCCTTGGACTCGAATTGCGGGTAGTACTTCTTGAGGTTCTTTTTAATATCCTTCTGCTGCTTCTCTGAGAGTAAGGTAGGAGGGCGTGGTCTCCAGTGGAACTGCGCGAAGCCCTCTTTCATGACACGGCGCAATATCTTGCCTTGGAACGACCAGATATAGTAACCACAGTCCATTTTGCATTTCAGGGAAGAGACGCCCGTGACGACGTAGCGACCGGTTGGGTCCCATTCGATTCCAGACATTTGATAGTGGTCGGCGACGTTCATGATAGTAAAGTCATTTGTGTCGAGGAACTCGAGCGCACCGCCGGTCAGCCCAAAGTTGGCCAGTACAACAAATTGACCCTGTGGTGACCAAAACACATGGTTAAACGAACCACCAAGTTTTTTGAGCAGAGTGGGCGCCTGGCCCGTGTTCACCTGGTAGAAACTTATCTGTATGTTGGCCTGGTCCCCATGAATGATAGCAAACTTGCTGCCAACTGGCTCCCAAGCAAATGCTTGAATTGGTTCTTTAATCTCGACACTATCTACGGGCACTTGCTTTTCGCGCATGTGGAAAATTTCAAAGTTGTAATACATGCCCGAGTATTTAAGCtcatttttatctttctttaGTTTAGAGTAACGGTCCACCTTCACACAGAGATAGTCACCGCTCTTCTGCCAGTGTATTTTACAATCAGCTACTGAGAAAAGATTCTTGGAGCGCGTCTCTGTGCGGTTAGGCAGTTCCAACAGTGTTACACGCGCTGGTACGTCTTTTTCTTCAGCAACCCAATAAGCCAGAACATTATCTGTTGGGGACCAACAGAAATCACGAATGCCTGGGATTTTAATAGACTTTTTGTCAAGTAGCCCAAATCCTGGTGTCTCATATACTGAAAGAACATCAGTGCCAAGTCGAGCAAAGAAACGATCATCTTTGCTCCAGCGGAAAATGGGCCACGTAACGTACTCATCAGGTGGTGGGAAACTACGTTTTTCTTGTCCGGTACGGATATCCCAGATGATAAGTTTTTTATCATCCCCACGATCTCCAGATGGCGAGAATGTCACAATATAGTTTTCACATGGCGAGAAGGAAATAAAGCGTGCTTCCGGATGATAGAATTTCTGGAATTGTGTAAATTTAGGGCCAGCCCATAGTGCCACGCCTCGCCAGTGGAAGGTTGCCAAGTATGTACCAAGTGGAGACCAGACAGCATATGTCTCGGTCCAATTGGGGCGTTCCTGCAATAATGTCGGCTCAGGCAGAGCATTTTGCCAGACCTGTAAAGCAACACCAGTTCCCACACCAACAAGAAACTGGTCATATGCATCAGGATCCATTAGATACCATTGAAGGTCTGACTGCACCTTAAGTGGCTGCGGTGCAGGTGGCTCCCATTCTGCTGGGATATTTTCATACCTGAAATTTACAAAGTCACTTgttaaatactataatattaaaacaatctacaattaattaaaatcttgcTTTTCTAGATTGTTGTTACACTTGGTTGCAAGTTAGTAATTGAAAAATACCAACTGCGTTAAAGAATTGAGAAATTtaggtatgtatttaaaaaatgccatTCAATATAGATTATTTTGGTATAAAATGTGAGATTAAACAGAGAATTATGACCACTAATTAAATGGTTTTTAACAATTGTAGTGAAACAcagtaattttcttaaaagtattatttactttCGCAAACTCCTCCAAACATCTTTATAAAAGAGGAAAAtcatattattgttttcatcTAATTGTTTTCATTATGGTTTATATGATAAGGTGTTCTGGAAGGTCCTAAGAATTGCAAATTTCTTCAAAATACTCATACATTAGTATTCTTAtggttatttatatagtttatagttACTGTCATCCAATATAATACCATGAGCTATGAGCCGGTAATAATAATCAGGAATtaccaaataaattttactcaCTTTTTGAAATCAGTAAAAAGATTCACTAAGAATGTGTGCTGTTTGTCTAATTTGCAGTTATTTGTGGCAGCTACAGCTTCAGCAGCATTCTGCGGATTACTATACTCTAGGAATATATATCCCGTAGTAAGACCATTCTCAGTCGTCGGGTAGTACTCGTTTACGATTCCGCCGAACTTGccgaagattttatttatgacacTCTGTAGTTTCTCTAACCTCTCGGGCCCGACCTGCGGGCATCCGTCCACTACTACCACATTCTCATACCCGTCAGACTCTTTCGGCTTTTGCTCCAAAAGGTCGGCCAATAACTCTGCAACGTCATAATTTAGGTTAGATTGTAACCAATAAAAtttgtcataaaattaaacaatatttcattgaggattaaaaatttaagttaattaattattatcatcagGAAAAGGATCgaaaataataacactatataataaaattgtgttattttaatcGGTTGCATATGGTCGAAACAACCTCCCGACGCTAACTCTACTCACCTTCATCGGTAATATCGTCAACAAAACCCTCCGGATCCTCAAAGTTAGGCTCCTCGTCGAAATTCTGCTCTTCATTGTCACTATGAGAGGTTTGGTTTACTTTCTCGTCGCCTTTTTTCTTTGCCATTTTGATATtctaatacttaaatatttaactgaaGGAAGACACGCCATTAGTTGAACATGAAAGATTGAGATATTTGACacttgatattttaaacacttgacgtttgacaattgacacatttttaatagataacaTTTCGTTTACACTAcagtttaaaaatgaaaatgatttcCCCTACATCGATTGAgttgaaaatattgttcaatTTTACGTATTAATAAGTTATACACAATAATCTACGTGTAACATATGACGAGCTAAGGCAATAAGGTAGCGGTCACCGACAATATACTCGTAAAATACATTATCATTCTAGTCTGATCTACTAGCGTTTCACTTTTCCCTCACCAATCACTCTTACGAATTAAAGGGATTCTTACAAAAGCTAGAGTCTGGCTAATGAaagataattgaattatttgaaaactttcggattgtttaaatatgagtaaaactattattaaactactattaaaactaaaagtgGAGTTCGAGAGAGTTCTGCATGATATGAAAATTCCAAGAAAAAGAAGCTGAATTCTACCaaaaacaagattttttacGTGTGGTGTTGAATTTCTTAGGTTAGTATGATTTATTGTCTTGATACTTCATGCAAttactcatttttatttctattttatatttattgcgaATAGTTAACAGGTATAATAGTctaatctttgttttatatgatAGAATATTTCATTTCTTTCGCAGGAAATCTGGAGGATATAGGAGTCGATGCAATAGTGAGAACTATTGGTAAGCTCACTGATTTAGAGCAGAAAGATAGAATAAAATCCCAGAACTAGTACTTTAAAGAATTTCAATAGTTTTCcagtaaatttgaaaaaaaaattgtgtggtAATAAccttttcattgttttttccAGGTGTAAGTGTAAtatcaatacaatataatataaaaaaagaagaagCAACAAGGTGTCTGGAGTACACCTGGAAAAAAACAACCTCATAAACCAATAGTGTCTCATTTGGACAATTTTGACATGTATGTATGACATGTATATTTGCaacaaaatttatgaattttatattgttacaaaaCAAGTTCCAACATTAATAACACGTTTGCTGGTATTATGAGAAAGCATTGGATTTACTGGATGTCAGGAAATTCTTTCCTGTATTGTTGGCTATGAATGGCTatgaatttaagaaaaaatgaaTGTTCTTTGTTAATTGAGCACAATGACATATCCGCCTGGAGACATTACTAATTAAGATCTATATCGTTGAAACATGTTGAAAGAAagccattaatttatttagatgaaACTTATGTCCATAATAACTACAAGCCCAAAAAATCTTGGCAAGGTCCGTCTACAAATGGtgctaatgaaaatatttcatctggaaaaaaatacataattgtacAAGCAGGGTCGGAGAAAGGTCCTATGCCGAACTCACAATTAGTATTTAGCACTAAATCAAAAATGGCTGATTATCACCAAGATATGAATGCTGCTAACTTCAATAAGTGGTTAGAAGAAAAGCCTACCTAGCCTACCCTATGTAAATGAGCCCAGTATTATTGTTATGGACAATGCCAGTTACCATTTCgttatagtaaataaagtcCCTACAACACAGAATGGCAAACATGAGATAAGAGAATGGCTTACtttgaataatattcaatttgtaGAGTTCCATTCAATAGCAGAACTGCTATGTCTAGTAAAATGGTATAAATCAGAGCCAATATATGACGccaatgaaattttaaagcaCAATGGTCATGCGGTATCGAGACTACCTCCATACCATTGTGCTCTAAATGCCATTGAGCTGGTATGGAGTCTGGCAGAATGCAGattagcaaataaaaatattaaattgactaCAGAGCAAGCAAAATGTAACAGCAGAAGAGtggaagaaaattactaatCATGTTGTACATgtggaaaataaatgtaaagataGGGACAGGACTACAGAGGAACATTTAGAAAGTTTCATTATCAATGTAAGAGACAGTGATAACGGCAATGAGTCTGATGAATCTATGCATATTGATTTTTGGATTCTAATTTTGATTATTCAGAATAAAgttgtgttttataataaatatagttttagttttccaTGCACTGCTAGTCATTTTAAGAATCAATAGTAAGACTAAATAcatatagtatttaatttcatagaaaTACAGTTACTatcaatgtaataaataataaaataaaatcaagtaAGTTTAATCTACAAAATCAATCTTTTAGGGACACCCCTAAAAGattgattttgtatattaatttttttttaatttgccgCGCTTTTTCGTTATCTTCTTTCATTAGCCagactatatattattagcttacatttttaattatagcaTTTTAATCAGTATAAAACACTATACagataaatttgattttacaaagacagtttaattattacatggTAAAAATAGTATacctattttgtttttgtataaactaTATACTGCATGTATTCTTTTTTGAACACAGATAAGTAGTTTTGTAAAAAACTAATGTCATTAATGTCTTACTAGCCTGGCGAGGAATtctataattcaattataaaagaaaaagtttaGAGACACGTTAACCTTAAAAACAAACTGTTGGATACTCGTGAGATCTGATTTCGAGTAGCCTagtagtattattaaaatagatcAGAATCACCATTTGCCATGATCAAGTATAACTTCACGGAGAATGGACGAGAATTAACAAAGCGTCCACTGCCTTCGGTACTAAATCCGGTACATTGTCCATTGTACAACTCAAATTCCATTAAATGAATGATTAGCGATGAATGTGAATTGATGTTGATAATGTAAGCGTAACAGAAGAATAAaggttattttaatgtatgatatataaacaaattaattaagctatgttttttatataattttttataacgttttctttatttaacaaaaacaacatGCACTCGGcattttagttgttttttaaACTCCTTCCAGTTTGTACACAATTGTTACGGACAACGAACGATGTTGTTCTAGGAAACGGCTGGCAGGTGTGCAGGTAGCGGAATGGTCGGTCGATCCCTTTTACCAGCGTGTAGTTTAGGtttagttttaagttattatttgtatacctTTACATAGATTTACGCAGCTGTGCCGGACGAACGTTAGTTATAAGCTTGCTTCgctttataattgtttgaccaTCAATAATGTTCAACAAAAAAACGGAACATTTACAACTCCACTTCGAGTTTCATTTCGATATTAGCGTCGGTGGTTCAGATCGAGACATCGTACgcttataacaattaaaatgaaatggaAGTCAGGGAGGTTCTTTTTGATCTCATGTGtgatcaaaaataaatgatgcATTAGTATGAGGTCTCAAATTATAACTAGCATTAAGAGtcggtaaatttattataaaaacgtaaagatattcaataaatttaatcaaaaccTTCCGATGGTGGTGGAGGTGTAACATCGATATTCCCTTCTGTTTGAGCAAATTGTTGATAATCCCACGGTAGCATATCGGATCCCTCACGCGGTGCTAAAATTGAAAACAGAgctttattaatatgaatgtaaaGTGTAGCTTCAGTACCATTAACATCCACAATACGTAAAATAGAACGTAACACAACAGTGGCGATAGTCATGATTTGAAACTAAACTTATGCTTTagcaaatatataacaaaattttgttctatataaatagaacAGAGTCCAAACCATTAGGAGGCTCGCCTGATGgtgtgataccgccgccatgAATACTCTCAATACAGCgggctcgcgagtgccttaccatccttttaagaattaatacGCTACTTTCTTAAAgcaccctaagtcgaattagttgagaaatacttcactgggcagctagttccacatagtggtggtgcgtagCAAAAACTGCCctaaaacgctcagttgtggaaagacggacgtcgaggtgatacgggtggaatttcgtattgtCTCGACGTCGCATGAttaaactcagctgcaggtattaatccgaataactcctctgaacactttCCATTGTAAATGccgtagaagatgcagagtgaccccacatctctacgccaACACAACACCAAGGGATCAAGACGACGTAACTTTGAATAATATGCAATATGCGCCTAAATTTACTGAGTATATCGTATTGACGTATACGAATACTTACATATTACTGTTTATGCATGCGTGTATATGTTTAGTAGAACGTACCACGAGAAATCAAAGAAAAGGTAACGGCATGGATAAGTAGACATTGGGCTAACAAGATGAGTACGTAAGCACTAATTGGTTCCCAAAATTATTCCCTGCCCTCTGCATACGTAACATTTTAAAGATCTTTAAAttgattaacaaaatattaacgaaTATACGCCAGAATTGTATCTGTCCTATAACGGCGTATAGaacttcaaaaaattataaagtagaCATGCAACCTGTGTCGGCCTCTGATGGTTCGGGCATTTTCATGTAGCTCTTTGGTTTGTTACAAGGAATGCAAGGTTTCTGCACATTTTCATCAACTTGATACACCTATAATAAAACCACAATGACTGTATAGCACCAGTTAATATAATGATActattataagataaaaataagcCTCAAACGATAAACTAGGTAACCTTTCCATCAGTTCCTAGTGCTGTAGATGTACTATGGGGCATATTAGTTATTATCATTCCTGTTGGTCCTCTAGGTAACGTAGAAGAGGGAACCATTGTATGAGATCCTCCGCAGTAACGACGGCAGATATGAGCCCTGTAACACAGCACAtcttagtttattaaaattacgaatAAGTTTATGTTTAAACTTTCTTAACCTTTCATCTATCGGGTGGCGTATTGGTTGACCAGGATAGCAAATATAGTCTCCGCTTTCCTTTGGTTTTGATTCGCCTTCAGCACCGATCGTAGGAGGCCGTTTAGATGTTTTAAATCCAGGAAGTATAGGTATTTTGTTCACTTCCTCAATATTCATATTAGCTGGGGTGGAACAAGATAAACAGTTTGAATCACGAAACAGTTTTCTAGATACTGCAGCCGATCGCGGTTCTCCTACAATGTCCAACATCGAACGAATTCTATTTCCAAGTTTGTCTAAGTTATTCTGTATGTCATCGCGTAAACTCATTACTTGGACTATATCAGCTTTTTCGTGAAGCTCACGAAGCAAATCGTCTATGGCTTTCTGAAAAAAGAAGACTTTTCTACAACTTACGTCTTAGTTTGAAAGCATATTAGCGACAGATCTTATTAATATCTTTCAAGAATTTAGCTAAAACAAGATATTATGCCACGAGTTCGGGATTGCTGTTGACTTAATTACAATCAAAAGAAATGCGCTATCGTTTTTTATTTTCCCATGCCTTCGCCTGTCAAGTACGGTTTCATTCCTTTatgttaaaacaataacaCTAACTTGCCAAATAATCTCTTGATTATTGAATTTATCGTAAGCTGAACCAATTCGTTTTTCAAAGTCTCCACGCACAGCGTTAAATTGTTGTAGAGTTACAAGACCATTCAAAGCCCCGAGGCCAGCTTTATCACGAAGTGCATCAGCAACTTCATCTCGATCCGATTTTGTTTCACGAAGCATCTCTATTTGCTTTAACAAgccctataaaatatttaaatgttatatacaaaCCCTGACCGAcaaataagtataattatattatatttatttataatcttttcttatatttattttttcttaaaattgttttgtttttgttttaaaggcaAAAGGTAATACAATATAAGGAGGTAAACTAATTTCAAATCGATAAGATAGGATAAATTGTATGTctgtaaaacttaatatatttacttgtAAATCGAAAGCTATAGAGTCCTGATATTCTTGCAACTCTTTTTGCTTCGTGTGAGTGCTATCGAAGTCAACTTGTAAATCAGTGAAATGGGCATTTAACTCAGCAACGGCTGTTTAGGAAGAAATTAGTAtttgttatatgttttaagGACAATCTCAAATAAATGCTCTATAGTTTCCAACATATGCAAATGTCGAAAACTGTCGATTTAGATCAAACTCGGACACGTTAAGCTCGTAGCCGTGTCTTTATTTAGGaaaccaaaattaaatttatctaacCCACTGTATCGCCACCGGAGTTAGCCATAGATTCGGCCATAGTTTCCAGTCCTGATTCTAGATCATGCTGCATTTGGGTTAATTGCTCTTGGTAGTTCGTCATCTGTATTTTAAAAGGATTATTGCATATAATAAGTTAAGACATtgactatattattatttatatatcattacTTGTGATGAGAGGTTAGTATCCATGATGTTGATTTGTTCTACATATTTTGATACAATTGATTCTAATTCATCCATACGATCTCCAAGGTCTAgagctttatttaattttccttCTAAAATAgtgtttagaaaattaatataataatacaaacattgaattattattgacTCTGGTATTTCGTACTTGCCTATTTTGCTTGCAGTTTTATAAGCTTGCTCAGCATTTGATACAGTTTTAGTTGTAATATTACCCACAGCCTTTAAAATTCCATCAGTCAACTCTTTCAATGCATTTCTACAACACGTAATTTTGAGTTGATAAAAAGTATAAAcagtgaattaattaatattaatactactACTAACTCTAGATCTTCagacgttattaaattttgttttaacttggactgttttaattcaatttctaTTGCTTCTTCTGCAGATCTTGGAGGTATTACTTCTTGTTCATCTACTGTAGATTCTGGTAAAGGCATCGTTGTAGTTGATATCATAACCATCGATGGCCGCGTCGATGTTTCTCGAGATTTTCCAGATTTAGAAGATTTAGATGATTTCGAAGATTTTGTTGTACGTGACGGTTTTTCAGACACTTGCTTAGTTTGTGTTTCTAGCATcttaaaaaaggaaaataaaaacgCTTCTCTGATAAGatgtttcaaatttaatacaactttataaatacttgTTAAACTGTTTCATATCATATTCCTAGTATGCGTACAAAAACACAAGTAGTGTGCAATATTTACAAACCTGGTCATCGATAAAATCTAAGTTGACTCCTTTTCTTGCCGCTAAATCAGTAACTAGTGAAATCATGTACTGGAGAGTTTTCTCTGCAGCTTCTAAACGCGCTGATAGTTGGAGAGCAGCCATTGCATCAGTTAAAGAAGCCCCACGTCTTAGCTCTTGCATGAGTTCGGCATTTTCAAGAAACTCAGCTTTTCCCGTAGCGCCAAATTTATGTTGGATCTCGCGCACAGCTGTAGCTAATTCTTCGAACTGCCCTTGAGTTACTACAGAAATTTCAGACGATTTTCTTTGCCTTCCTATACAATTTGAATCGAAATTAATTTCTccactttatttttcataaatggTTGTAAAGAATATTACCTCTTCCTCTAGCTTTGGATTCATCCGAAGGTACACGTTCAActacaaattataacaatagtCAATTATAAggtttctattaaaattactttaatttactCCACTTACCAACTAATAGTTTTTCATATTGAACTTCTGAAAAATATGTCAACCA comes from the Pieris brassicae chromosome 4, ilPieBrab1.1, whole genome shotgun sequence genome and includes:
- the LOC123708593 gene encoding eukaryotic translation initiation factor 3 subunit B, with the protein product MAKKKGDEKVNQTSHSDNEEQNFDEEPNFEDPEGFVDDITDEELLADLLEQKPKESDGYENVVVVDGCPQVGPERLEKLQSVINKIFGKFGGIVNEYYPTTENGLTTGYIFLEYSNPQNAAEAVAATNNCKLDKQHTFLVNLFTDFKKYENIPAEWEPPAPQPLKVQSDLQWYLMDPDAYDQFLVGVGTGVALQVWQNALPEPTLLQERPNWTETYAVWSPLGTYLATFHWRGVALWAGPKFTQFQKFYHPEARFISFSPCENYIVTFSPSGDRGDDKKLIIWDIRTGQEKRSFPPPDEYVTWPIFRWSKDDRFFARLGTDVLSVYETPGFGLLDKKSIKIPGIRDFCWSPTDNVLAYWVAEEKDVPARVTLLELPNRTETRSKNLFSVADCKIHWQKSGDYLCVKVDRYSKLKKDKNELKYSGMYYNFEIFHMREKQVPVDSVEIKEPIQAFAWEPVGSKFAIIHGDQANIQISFYQVNTGQAPTLLKKLGGSFNHVFWSPQGQFVVLANFGLTGGALEFLDTNDFTIMNVADHYQMSGIEWDPTGRYVVTGVSSLKCKMDCGYYIWSFQGKILRRVMKEGFAQFHWRPRPPTLLSEKQQKDIKKNLKKYYPQFESKDRMRSTKASKELVAKRTEQMKRYREFRESASQQWTEQRSRRLELRGYVDTDQLPAAAGADEHAVEEIVEFFVKEEQTVIE